One genomic window of Spiroplasma endosymbiont of Diplazon laetatorius includes the following:
- the ptsP gene encoding phosphoenolpyruvate--protein phosphotransferase: MTNKLSGIGASNGISIAKVYILDEQPIIISKEKTTNVESELSIITSSIEKAKSDLESLQAIAKEKLGEEKAAIFEAHASILEDPAMAEEFTALVKDQSYNAAQAIKEVADKYIAMFEAMDDDYFKERAADIKDVTERLIRYVLNMPVADLATIAEEVIIVAEDLTPSQTAQLNPKFVKGFACNIGGRTSHAAIMARSLEIPAVLGLKTILHDVKEGDVLALNGETGDVEINPSNKAEWKKLAENFAKEKEELQKLKDQPTLTKDGFDGFVLEGNIGSPKDVAAVLENGGEAVGLFRSEFLYMDNDHFPTEEEQFVSYKKVVEEMNGKLTVIRTLDIGGDKKLSYFSFPEEMNPFLGYRAIRFTLDRKDIFRDQIRALLRASAFGPVGIMFPMIATVDEFLAAKQFTLDCKAELEKEGHKIGDDLEIGMMVEIPAAAVNAENFAKHADFFSVGTNDLIQYTMAADRMSENVTYLYQPYNPSILRLLKMTIDGAHKHGKWAGMCGEMAGEPDAIPLLMGLGLDAYSMSATSILKARSIMSKLTLKETQDLANKALECETSDQVLKLVKELMQDK; this comes from the coding sequence ATGACTAACAAATTATCAGGAATTGGAGCAAGTAATGGTATATCAATAGCAAAAGTGTACATACTTGATGAACAACCAATCATTATTTCAAAAGAAAAAACAACTAACGTTGAAAGTGAACTTTCAATTATTACTTCTTCAATTGAAAAAGCTAAATCTGATTTAGAAAGCTTACAAGCAATTGCAAAAGAAAAATTAGGAGAAGAAAAAGCTGCTATTTTTGAAGCTCATGCATCAATTTTAGAAGATCCAGCTATGGCTGAAGAATTTACTGCCTTAGTAAAAGACCAAAGTTATAATGCTGCACAAGCAATCAAAGAGGTTGCCGACAAATACATTGCTATGTTTGAAGCAATGGATGATGATTATTTTAAAGAAAGAGCTGCAGATATAAAAGACGTAACTGAAAGATTAATTAGATACGTTTTAAATATGCCAGTTGCTGATTTAGCAACAATAGCTGAAGAAGTTATTATTGTTGCAGAAGACTTAACACCCTCACAAACTGCTCAATTAAATCCAAAATTTGTAAAAGGATTTGCATGTAATATTGGAGGAAGAACTAGTCATGCTGCTATTATGGCAAGAAGTTTAGAAATCCCTGCAGTTTTAGGATTAAAAACAATCTTACACGATGTTAAAGAAGGAGATGTTTTAGCATTAAATGGTGAAACAGGAGATGTTGAAATAAACCCATCTAATAAAGCTGAGTGAAAAAAATTAGCAGAAAACTTTGCAAAAGAAAAAGAAGAATTACAAAAACTTAAAGATCAACCAACTTTAACAAAAGATGGTTTTGATGGTTTTGTTTTAGAAGGTAATATTGGAAGTCCAAAAGACGTTGCTGCTGTTTTAGAAAATGGTGGAGAAGCTGTTGGGTTATTCAGAAGTGAATTCCTATATATGGACAATGATCACTTCCCAACAGAAGAAGAACAATTCGTTTCATACAAAAAAGTTGTAGAAGAAATGAATGGAAAACTTACTGTTATTAGAACTTTAGATATTGGTGGGGATAAAAAATTATCATATTTCTCATTCCCAGAAGAAATGAACCCATTCTTAGGTTATCGTGCTATTAGATTTACTTTAGATAGAAAAGATATCTTTAGAGATCAAATTAGAGCTTTATTAAGAGCTAGTGCATTTGGACCTGTTGGAATTATGTTCCCAATGATAGCAACTGTAGACGAATTCTTGGCTGCAAAACAATTTACATTAGATTGTAAAGCAGAATTAGAAAAAGAAGGTCACAAAATTGGTGATGACTTAGAAATTGGTATGATGGTAGAAATACCTGCAGCTGCAGTTAATGCAGAAAACTTTGCAAAACATGCAGATTTCTTCTCAGTAGGAACTAATGACTTAATTCAATATACAATGGCTGCAGATAGAATGAGTGAAAATGTAACTTATCTATACCAACCATATAACCCATCAATTTTAAGATTATTAAAAATGACAATAGATGGAGCACACAAACACGGTAAATGAGCTGGAATGTGTGGAGAAATGGCTGGAGAACCAGATGCTATTCCTTTATTAATGGGATTAGGATTAGATGCTTATTCAATGTCAGCAACAAGTATTTTAAAAGCAAGAAGCATTATGTCAAAACTTACTTTAAAAGAAACACAAGATTTAGCTAATAAAGCACTTGAATGTGAAACATCAGATCAAGTATTAAAATTAGTTAAAGAATTAATGCAAGATAAATAA